One Helianthus annuus cultivar XRQ/B chromosome 12, HanXRQr2.0-SUNRISE, whole genome shotgun sequence genomic region harbors:
- the LOC110895448 gene encoding NADPH-dependent diflavin oxidoreductase 1: protein MQKTRPLLILYATETGNALDAAERLGREAERRGCPVRVLSLDEFDPSSLPYEKFVIFVVSTTGQGDTPNPMKAFWTFLLQRSLGQQWLENTHYAVFGLGDSGYQKYNFVAKKLEKRLADLGGTAVIEKGLGDDQHPSGYEGALDPWMSSLWTMLYNKNPLLFPKGVDISVSDIKTLHPPKVDITYFDSREVYSRSSTEIDLKSFEKEIVTSRSMLSGKSSSDKSKPDCFLKMVKSHPISRPDCGKDVRHFEFEALSSTINYEVGDVVEILPGQSPEAIDAFIKRCNLNPESYVIVKHRNKDDFLEDGVTNVPINLKRFIELTMDIASASPRRYFFEVMSFFASAQHEKERLEYFASPEGRDDLYQYNQKERRTVLEVLEDFPSINMPFEWLVQLIPPLKTRAFSISSSILVHPNQVHLTVSIVSWTTPFKRKRSGLCSSWLASLDPNQRVCIPAWFHKGALPAPEPSLPLILIGPGTGCAPFRGFVEERALMESKAVPTSPILFFFGCRNEQNDFLYKDFWALHSQKGKALSEEKGGGFYVAFSRDQPQKVYVQDKMREQSAKVWDLLSRGAAVYVAGSSNNMPSDVLAAFEDIVAEEGGVSREAAVRWLRMLEKGGKYHVEAWA, encoded by the exons ATGCAGAAAACTCGGCCTTTGTTGATTCTATATGCCACTGAAACGGGCAACGCGTTAGATGCTGCGGAACGATTAGGCCGTGAAGCTGAAAGAAGAGGTTGCCCCGTTCGTGTACTTTCCTTGGACGAATTTGATCCG AGCTCTTTACCTTACGAGAAATTTGTAATTTTTGTCGTCTCCACAACTGGACAAGGCGACACTCCAAACCCCATGAAG GCATTTTGGACATTTCTTTTGCAAAGAAGTTTAGGTCAacaatggctagaaaacacacATTATGCGGTCTTTGGATTGGGCGATTCAGGTTACCAGAAATACAAT TTTGTGGCAAAAAAGCTTGAAAAAAGACTCGCAGATCTCGGTGGAaccgctgttattgaaaaagGTTTAGGAGACGATCAACATCCTTCAGG GTATGAAGGAGCCTTAGACCCATGGATGTCATCTTTATGGACAATGTTATATAACAaaaatccacttttgttccccaaagGTGTCGATATTTCGGTTTCTGATATAAAGACGCTTCATCCACCCAAAGTAGATATCACATATTTTGACTCTCGTGAAGTTTATTCACGATCTTCCACAGAAATTG ATTTGAAGTCATTTGAGAAGGAAATAGTGACATCTCGGTCAATGCTGTCTGGAAAAAGCTCCAGTGACAAGAGTAAACCCGACTGCTTTTTGAAAATG GTGAAAAGTCATCCAATAAGTAGACCAGATTGCGGGAAAGATGTACGCCATTTTGAATTTGAGGCGCTTTCATCC ACAATCAATTATGAAGTTGGTGATGTTGTCGAGATTCTCCCAGGACAAAGCCCTGAAGCTATAGACGCCTTTATAAAGCGTTGTAATTTGAATCCGGAATCATATGTCATT GTTAAGCATAGAAACAAAGATGATTTTCTTGAGGATGGTGTAACAAACGTCCCCataaatttaaaaagatttattGAGTTGACTATGGATATCGCATCAGCTTCGCCTAGACGTTACTTCTTTGAG GTGATGAGTTTTTTCGCCAGTGCTCAACATGAGAAGGAGAGACTTGAATATTTTGCTTCACCCGAAGGACGAGATGATCTTTATCAATACAACCAGAAAGAACGAAGGACCGTTTTGGAG GTACTTGAGGATTTCCCCTCCATTAATATGCCATTCGAGTGGCTAGTACAGCTGATTCCTCCCTTGAAAACACGCGCCTTTTCGATCTCTTCTTCTATTTTGGTTCACCCGAATCAAGTACACCTCACTGTGAGCATAGTTTCGTGGACCACTCCTTTCAAGAGAAAACGCAGCGGTTTATGTTCCAGTTGGCTAGCTTCACTCGATCCTAACCAAA GAGTCTGCATACCGGCATGGTTCCACAAAGGCGCTCTTCCTGCACCCGAGCCATCACTCCCACTCATCCTCATTGGGCCCGGAACGGGTTGTGCACCTTTCCGTGGGTTTGTGGAGGAACGGGCCTTAATGGAGAGTAAAGCCGTACCAACTTCTCCGATTCTTTTCTTTTTCGGGTGTCGAAACGAGCAAAATGATTTTTTGTACAAAGATTTTTGGGCTCTTCATTCGCAAAAAGGTAAGGCGCTTTCTGAAGAAAAAGGTGGCGGGTTTTATGTTGCTTTTTCAAGAGACCAGCCACAGAAAGTTTACGTTCAAGACAAGATGCGTGAACAGAGCGCGAAAGTATGGGATTTGTTGAGTAGAGGGGCTGCGGTTTATGTTGCGGGTTCTTCGAATAACATGCCGTCGGATGTGTTGGCGGCGTTTGAAGACATTGTAGCGGAAGAAGGCGGTGTGTCCAGAGAAGCTGCTGTAAGATGGCTGAGGATGTTGGAGAAAGGTGGCAAGTATCATGTTGAAGCCTGGGCTTGA
- the LOC110895449 gene encoding 30S ribosomal protein 3, chloroplastic gives MLSSLGMTPLTLNFTYKPYTFNSTTLNKLSTGPNFSHASTRFTNPKPPMAAAGTIASEESQKLGVVVKPMEKTRLVLKFTWMDKNIGLALDQVIPGYGTIPVSPYYFWPRKDAWEELKVMLESKPWISQKQVIILLNQATDIINLWQQSERP, from the exons ATGTTATCGTCATTGGGCATGACTCCCCTGACTTTAAATTTCACCTAcaaaccctacacattcaattcCACCACCCTTAACAAGCTCTCAACAGGCCCCAATTTCAGCCATGCCTCCACAAGATTCACGAACCCTAAACCTCCCATGGCAGCCGCCGGAACAATTGCATCGGAGGAATCTCAG AAGCTTGGAGTGGTGGTGAAGCCGATGGAGAAGACAAGACTGGTGCTGAAGTTCACATGGATGGATAAAAACATCGGGTTAGCCCTGGACCAAGTGATTCCTGGTTACGGGACCATTCCGGTCAGTCCCTATTACTTTTGGCCAAGAAAGGATGCCTGGGAAGAACTTAAGGTGATGCTGGAGAGTAAGCCATGGATATCTCAAAAGCAGGTCATTATTCTTCTTAATCAGGCTACTGATATCATTAACTTGTGGCAGCAGAGCGAGCGGCCATGA